The following coding sequences are from one Gadus macrocephalus chromosome 3, ASM3116895v1 window:
- the LOC132454143 gene encoding uncharacterized protein LOC132454143 isoform X1, translating to MWVKDVLVHLWVLSAAVQIRHASTGLSVSPNVTATCGQSVTLHCNVSSNQGEVYHLSWIKDNNTLCKVEKDHLVVDEQPTSDVECRYANKSMFVTFRQTSKEQQERALDEYICKLRSYRGPSSKKTWVELKGQRPVECIQRVDQIGTAEVSTCSFTGLRHDGDVHWYREDARLTEDDAVIEKKESVDKECCLTIDSSLKPKKDSTGPYTCSLWNRQSQNYTANHTFPHKESSEKSTSGSGMLHGRWSIGNCLIISVLLTSL from the exons ATGTGGGTCAAAGATGTGCTTGTTCACCTTTGGGTGCTTAGTGCTGCTGTGCAGATAAGACACG CTTCTACAGGCTTGTCGGTGAGTCCCAATGTCACGGCAACATGTGGTCAGTCCGTCACGCTTCACTGCAATGTCTCCTCGAACCAAGGGGAGGTCTACCACCTGTCCTGGATCAAAGACAACAACACCCTGTGCAAAGTCGAGAAAGACCACCTGGTCGTCGACGAGCAACCTACCAGCGACGTAGAGTGTCGCTACGCCAACAAAAGCATGTTTGTCACCTTTCGGCAAACCTCAAAAGAGCAGCAAGAACGCGCTTTGGACGAATACATCTGCAAACTGCGCTCCTATCGGGGACCTTCCAGTAAGAAGACATGGGTGGAGTTGAAAGGTCAGAGGCCAGTAG AGTGTATCCAGCGTGTGGATCAAATCGGGACGGCCGAGGTTTCAACGTGCAGCTTCACGGGGCTCCGTCATGACGGAGACGTGCACTGGTACCGGGAGGACGCCAGGCTGACGGAGGACGATGCCGTGATTGAGAAAAAGGAGAGTGTGGACAAGGAATGCTGCCTGACCATCGACAGCTCTCTGAAGCCGAAAAAGGATTCTACGGGGCCCTACACCTGCTCCCTGTGGAATCGCCAATCCCAAAATTACACCGCAAACCATACATTCCCACATAAGGAATCATCAGAAAAATCTACGTCTGGATCAGGGATGCTCCATGGTCGTTGGAGTATTGGGaattgtttaattatatccgtGCTACTGACGTccttgtag
- the LOC132454143 gene encoding uncharacterized protein LOC132454143 isoform X2 translates to MWVKDVLVHLWVLSAAVQIRHASTGLSVSPNVTATCGQSVTLHCNVSSNQGEVYHLSWIKDNNTLCKVEKDHLVVDEQPTSDVECRYANKSMFVTFRQTSKEQQERALDEYICKLRSYRGPSSKKTWVELKECIQRVDQIGTAEVSTCSFTGLRHDGDVHWYREDARLTEDDAVIEKKESVDKECCLTIDSSLKPKKDSTGPYTCSLWNRQSQNYTANHTFPHKESSEKSTSGSGMLHGRWSIGNCLIISVLLTSL, encoded by the exons ATGTGGGTCAAAGATGTGCTTGTTCACCTTTGGGTGCTTAGTGCTGCTGTGCAGATAAGACACG CTTCTACAGGCTTGTCGGTGAGTCCCAATGTCACGGCAACATGTGGTCAGTCCGTCACGCTTCACTGCAATGTCTCCTCGAACCAAGGGGAGGTCTACCACCTGTCCTGGATCAAAGACAACAACACCCTGTGCAAAGTCGAGAAAGACCACCTGGTCGTCGACGAGCAACCTACCAGCGACGTAGAGTGTCGCTACGCCAACAAAAGCATGTTTGTCACCTTTCGGCAAACCTCAAAAGAGCAGCAAGAACGCGCTTTGGACGAATACATCTGCAAACTGCGCTCCTATCGGGGACCTTCCAGTAAGAAGACATGGGTGGAGTTGAAAG AGTGTATCCAGCGTGTGGATCAAATCGGGACGGCCGAGGTTTCAACGTGCAGCTTCACGGGGCTCCGTCATGACGGAGACGTGCACTGGTACCGGGAGGACGCCAGGCTGACGGAGGACGATGCCGTGATTGAGAAAAAGGAGAGTGTGGACAAGGAATGCTGCCTGACCATCGACAGCTCTCTGAAGCCGAAAAAGGATTCTACGGGGCCCTACACCTGCTCCCTGTGGAATCGCCAATCCCAAAATTACACCGCAAACCATACATTCCCACATAAGGAATCATCAGAAAAATCTACGTCTGGATCAGGGATGCTCCATGGTCGTTGGAGTATTGGGaattgtttaattatatccgtGCTACTGACGTccttgtag